In the Arachis ipaensis cultivar K30076 chromosome B10, Araip1.1, whole genome shotgun sequence genome, one interval contains:
- the LOC107622873 gene encoding protein FAR1-RELATED SEQUENCE 5-like isoform X1, whose amino-acid sequence MAESGYELSDEEADEYRDVLQLSKEDIMNKAFRSDEAAYEFYRMLGKCFGFGIRKGDSGKDDSGRVIRRRFFCNRAGLRERRHYDRLDRQRSHKPETRTNCEAKLSIYLDVVSGIWRVRKIVLDHNHDLTPTYMVHMMTNFREINCSAKAQISGMQAHGVPTSKILGYMAGQSGGYSLMGFTKKDAYNYINKAKRAKIIDGDANAAVVYLEGKAGADPMSMARYNLTKDNMLANMFWADGGSRVDYQYFGDVLAFDSTYKKNKYQRPLVIFSGVNNHKQTTIFGFGVVLDESVGSYKWLLENLLEVMCNKKPSVVVTDGCDSMKAAIKSVFPEATHRLCAWHMEKNVTANVKEEGLRQCFTRWLYSEMEIDEFEAEWDDAIEEYGLQNSFWAKETFQKRMMWANAYLQDKFCAGFRTTSRCEGINAYVKNFLKSRHSLLDMVKNLELVVREYRNNELVAQFRSLHGMPVMTTCLDPLERYAADAYTREIFVDAKKEIVGVGAVNFVAKIRRSTTMVYTLEEYGDPGREVIVLYDRVSRKMECACNFWKQKGIPCRHMFFVMKHEHLTRIPDSLVLKRWRKDAKSLDKYAEITEVGSEIGFLLRHGALHAAAQWMLYVGARSPLSFTQALKGLHALCQELDRGPENGGQKKALDMVDLHDPVVAKTKGAPRVRRQGGRKRRCTRCRKTGHTKRHCNADRSFVSKSEESKDFQATTLGSEESSPTEWLFGVQIRFEQGKKGVTGPNNLCAPIWLEASGSKITSQHEISAAAGHKETMEWEPNTISNTDEVIAQLMTEITYLSSRLGSSSAA is encoded by the exons ATGGCTGAGAGTGGATATGAATTGTCGGATGAAGAAGCCGATGAGTATCGAGATGTATTGCAGTTGAGTAAGGAAGATATAATGAACAAGGCATTCCGTAGCGATGAAGCAGCATATGAATTTTACAGGATGTTAGGcaaatgttttggttttggtattcGAAAGGGTGACTCGGGAAAAGATGACAGTGGAAGGGTTATTCGTCGTAGATTTTTTTGTAATAGAGCGGGCCTGAGAGAACGTCGTCACTATGATAGGCTAGATAGGCAGAGAAGTCATAAACCGGAAACGCGGACAAATTGTGAGGCAAAGTTGTCAATCTACCTTGATGTGGTCAGTGGTATATGGAGGGTGAGAAAAATAGTATTGGATCATAACCACGATTTAACTCCgacatatatggttcatatgatgACGAATTTTAGAGAAATAAATTGTTCCGCTAAGGCACAAATATCTGGTATGCAGGCTCATGGTGTTCCGACGTCTAAGATTCTGGGGTATATGGCTGGACAGTCTGGTGGCTATTCTCTAATGGGCTTCACTAAGAAGGATGCTTACAATTATATTAACAAGGCTAAGCGTGCAAAGATTATTGATGGGGACGCTAACGCCGCTGTTGTATACTTGGAGGGGAAAGCGGGGGCTGATCCGATGTCGATGGCTAGGTATAATCTTACTAAGGATAATATGCTAGCCAATATGTTTTGGGCGGATGGTGGCAGTAGAGTTGATTACCAATACTTTGGGGATGTTCTAGCCTTTGATTCGAcctacaagaaaaataaatatcagAGGCCGCTGGTGATATTTTCTGGTGTGAATAACCATAAGCAGACGACAATATTTGGGTTTGGCGTGGTGTTAGATGAAAGCGTTGGGTCTTATAAGTGGTTGCTGGAAAATTTGTTGGAAGTCATGTGTAACAAGAAGCCGTCGGTTGTCGTCACGGATGGCTGTGATTCAATGAAAGCTGCAATCAAGTCTGTTTTTCCGGAGGCAACGCATCGATTGTGTGCTTGGCATATGGAGAAGAATGTAACCGCTAATGTGAAGGAAGAGGGACTACGACAATGTTTCACCCGGTGGCTGTATTCAGAAATGGAAATAGATGAATTTGAGGCTGAGTGGGATGATGCCATTGAAGAGTATGGGTTGCAGAACAGTTTTTGGGCCAAAGAAACTTTTCAGAAGAGGATGATGTGGGCTAATGCGTATTTACAGGACAAGTTCTGTGCAGGGTTTCGGACAACATCCCGGTGCGAAGGCATTAACGCATACGTGAAGAATTTTCTTAAGTCTAGGCACAGTCTCCTTGATATGGTTAAAAATTTGGAGTTGGTCGTGCGAGAGTACCGAAATAACGAATTAGTTGCACAATTTAGATCACTCCATGGGATGCCAGTAATGACAACTTGTTTGGATCCTCTTGAAAGGTATGCTGCAGATGCATACACACGGGAGATATTCGTTGATGCGAAGAAGGAAATAGTGGGTGTCGGTGCAGTTAATTTTGTAGCTAAGATAAGACGTTCAACTACAATGGTGTACACGTTGGAGGAATACGGTGACCCAGGTAGAGAGGTGATTGTCCTGTACGATAGGGTTTCAAGGAAAATGGAGTGCGCATGCAATTTTTGGAAGCAAAAGGGAATACCTTGTAGGCATATGTTTTTTGTAATGAAGCATGAGCACTTGACTCGAATTCCTGATAGCCTGGTTCTGAAGAGGTGGCGAAAGGATGCAAAGTCGTTGGATAAGTATGCTGAGATCACGGAAGTTGGTAGTGAAATTGGTTTCTTGTTGCGCCATGGTGCACTTCATGCAGCCGCACAGTGGATGCTTTATGTTGGAGCCAGGAGCCCTTTGTCTTTCACACAGGCGCTTAAAGGTCTCCATGCGCTGTGTCAAGAACTGGATAGAGGCCCTGAAAATGGGGGTCAGAAGAAAGCTCTTGATATGGTTGACTTACACGACCCTGTTGTTGCGAAGACTAAGGGTGCCCCTCGTGTGAGGAGGCAGGGCGGACGGAAGAGGCGCTGCACCCGTTGCCGCAAAACGGGTCACACAAAACGACACTGCAACGCCGACCGGTCCTTTGTTTCCAAATCTGAAGAGAGCAAAGATTTTCAGGCTACAACTTTAGGGTCGGAGGAGTCTTCACCGACGGAATGG CTGTTTGGCGTGCAGATCCGATTCGAACAAGGGAAGAAAGGTGTTACCGGTCCCAATAATTTGTGTGCACCGATTTGGCTGGAGGCATCAGGTTCGAAGATTACCTCACAACATGAAATTTCTGCTGCAGCTGGACATAAGGAGACTATGGAATGGGAGCCGAACACGATAAGTAACACCGACGAAGTAATAGCACAG CTGATGACTGAAATAACTTATCTCAGTTCAAGATTGGGTTCGAGCTCCGCAGCAT GA
- the LOC107622873 gene encoding protein FAR1-RELATED SEQUENCE 5-like isoform X3: protein MAESGYELSDEEADEYRDVLQLSKEDIMNKAFRSDEAAYEFYRMLGKCFGFGIRKGDSGKDDSGRVIRRRFFCNRAGLRERRHYDRLDRQRSHKPETRTNCEAKLSIYLDVVSGIWRVRKIVLDHNHDLTPTYMVHMMTNFREINCSAKAQISGMQAHGVPTSKILGYMAGQSGGYSLMGFTKKDAYNYINKAKRAKIIDGDANAAVVYLEGKAGADPMSMARYNLTKDNMLANMFWADGGSRVDYQYFGDVLAFDSTYKKNKYQRPLVIFSGVNNHKQTTIFGFGVVLDESVGSYKWLLENLLEVMCNKKPSVVVTDGCDSMKAAIKSVFPEATHRLCAWHMEKNVTANVKEEGLRQCFTRWLYSEMEIDEFEAEWDDAIEEYGLQNSFWAKETFQKRMMWANAYLQDKFCAGFRTTSRCEGINAYVKNFLKSRHSLLDMVKNLELVVREYRNNELVAQFRSLHGMPVMTTCLDPLERYAADAYTREIFVDAKKEIVGVGAVNFVAKIRRSTTMVYTLEEYGDPGREVIVLYDRVSRKMECACNFWRQKGIPCRHMFFVMKHEHLTRIPNSLVLKRWRKDAKSLDKYAEITEVGSEIGFLLRHGALHAAAQWMLYVGAKSPLSFTQALKGLHALCQELDRGPENGGQKKALDMVDLHDPVVAKTKGAPRVRRQGGRKRRCTRCRKTGHTKRHCNADRSFVSKSEESKDFQATTLGSEESSPTEWIRFEQGKKGVTGPNNLCAPIWLEASGSKITSQHEISAAAGHKETMEWEPNTISNTDEVIAQLMTEITYLSSRLGSSSAA, encoded by the exons ATGGCTGAGAGTGGATATGAATTGTCGGATGAAGAAGCCGATGAGTATCGAGATGTATTGCAGTTGAGTAAGGAAGATATAATGAACAAGGCATTCCGTAGCGATGAAGCAGCATATGAATTTTACAGGATGTTAGGcaaatgttttggttttggtattcGAAAGGGTGACTCGGGAAAAGATGACAGTGGAAGGGTTATTCGTCGTAGATTTTTTTGTAATAGAGCGGGCCTGAGAGAACGTCGTCACTATGATAGGCTAGATAGGCAGAGAAGTCATAAACCGGAAACGCGGACAAATTGTGAGGCAAAGTTGTCAATCTACCTTGATGTGGTCAGTGGTATATGGAGGGTGAGAAAAATAGTATTGGATCATAACCACGATTTAACTCCgacatatatggttcatatgatgACGAATTTTAGAGAAATAAATTGTTCCGCTAAGGCACAAATATCTGGTATGCAGGCTCATGGTGTTCCGACGTCTAAGATTCTGGGGTATATGGCTGGACAGTCTGGTGGCTATTCTCTAATGGGCTTCACTAAGAAGGATGCTTACAATTATATTAACAAGGCTAAGCGTGCAAAGATTATTGATGGGGACGCTAACGCCGCTGTTGTATACTTGGAGGGGAAAGCGGGGGCTGATCCGATGTCGATGGCTAGGTATAATCTTACTAAGGATAATATGCTAGCCAATATGTTTTGGGCGGATGGTGGCAGTAGAGTTGATTACCAATACTTTGGGGATGTTCTAGCCTTTGATTCGAcctacaagaaaaataaatatcagAGGCCGCTGGTGATATTTTCTGGTGTGAATAACCATAAGCAGACGACAATATTTGGGTTTGGCGTGGTGTTAGATGAAAGCGTTGGGTCTTATAAGTGGTTGCTGGAAAATTTGTTGGAAGTCATGTGTAACAAGAAGCCGTCGGTTGTCGTCACGGATGGCTGTGATTCAATGAAAGCTGCAATCAAGTCTGTTTTTCCGGAGGCAACGCATCGATTGTGTGCTTGGCATATGGAGAAGAATGTAACCGCTAATGTGAAGGAAGAGGGACTACGACAATGTTTCACCCGGTGGCTGTATTCAGAAATGGAAATAGATGAATTTGAGGCTGAGTGGGATGATGCCATTGAAGAGTATGGGTTGCAGAACAGTTTTTGGGCCAAAGAAACTTTTCAGAAGAGGATGATGTGGGCTAATGCGTATTTACAGGACAAGTTCTGTGCAGGGTTTCGGACAACATCCCGGTGCGAAGGCATTAACGCATACGTGAAGAATTTTCTTAAGTCTAGGCACAGTCTCCTTGATATGGTTAAAAATTTGGAGTTGGTCGTGCGAGAGTACCGAAATAACGAATTAGTTGCACAATTTAG ATCACTCCATGGGATGCCAGTAATGACAACTTGTTTGGATCCTCTTGAAAGGTATGCTGCAGATGCATACACACGGGAGATATTCGTTGATGCGAAGAAGGAAATAGTGGGTGTCGGTGCAGTTAATTTTGTAGCTAAGATAAGACGTTCAACTACAATGGTGTACACGTTGGAGGAATACGGTGACCCAGGTAGAGAGGTGATTGTCCTGTACGATAGGGTTTCAAGGAAAATGGAGTGCGCATGCAATTTTTGGAGGCAAAAGGGAATACCTTGTAGGCATATGTTTTTTGTAATGAAGCATGAGCACTTGACTCGAATTCCTAATAGCCTGGTTCTGAAGAGGTGGCGAAAGGATGCAAAGTCGTTGGATAAGTATGCTGAGATCACGGAAGTTGGTAGTGAAATTGGTTTCTTGTTGCGCCATGGTGCACTTCATGCAGCCGCACAGTGGATGCTTTATGTTGGAGCCAAGAGCCCTTTGTCTTTCACACAGGCGCTTAAAGGTCTCCATGCGCTGTGTCAAGAACTGGATAGAGGCCCTGAAAATGGGGGTCAGAAGAAAGCTCTTGATATGGTTGACTTACACGACCCTGTTGTTGCGAAGACTAAGGGTGCCCCTCGTGTGAGGAGGCAGGGCGGACGGAAGAGGCGCTGCACCCGTTGCCGCAAAACGGGTCACACAAAACGACACTGCAACGCCGACCGGTCCTTTGTTTCCAAATCTGAAGAGAGCAAAGATTTTCAGGCTACAACTTTAGGGTCGGAGGAGTCTTCACCGACGGAATGG ATCCGATTCGAACAAGGGAAGAAAGGTGTTACCGGTCCCAATAATTTGTGTGCACCGATTTGGCTGGAGGCATCAGGTTCGAAGATTACCTCACAACATGAAATTTCTGCTGCAGCTGGACATAAGGAGACTATGGAATGGGAGCCGAACACGATAAGTAACACCGACGAAGTAATAGCACAG CTGATGACTGAAATAACTTATCTCAGTTCAAGATTGGGTTCGAGCTCCGCAGCAT GA
- the LOC107622873 gene encoding protein FAR1-RELATED SEQUENCE 5-like isoform X2 — MAESGYELSDEEADEYRDVLQLSKEDIMNKAFRSDEAAYEFYRMLGKCFGFGIRKGDSGKDDSGRVIRRRFFCNRAGLRERRHYDRLDRQRSHKPETRTNCEAKLSIYLDVVSGIWRVRKIVLDHNHDLTPTYMVHMMTNFREINCSAKAQISGMQAHGVPTSKILGYMAGQSGGYSLMGFTKKDAYNYINKAKRAKIIDGDANAAVVYLEGKAGADPMSMARYNLTKDNMLANMFWADGGSRVDYQYFGDVLAFDSTYKKNKYQRPLVIFSGVNNHKQTTIFGFGVVLDESVGSYKWLLENLLEVMCNKKPSVVVTDGCDSMKAAIKSVFPEATHRLCAWHMEKNVTANVKEEGLRQCFTRWLYSEMEIDEFEAEWDDAIEEYGLQNSFWAKETFQKRMMWANAYLQDKFCAGFRTTSRCEGINAYVKNFLKSRHSLLDMVKNLELVVREYRNNELVAQFRSLHGMPVMTTCLDPLERYAADAYTREIFVDAKKEIVGVGAVNFVAKIRRSTTMVYTLEEYGDPGREVIVLYDRVSRKMECACNFWKQKGIPCRHMFFVMKHEHLTRIPDSLVLKRWRKDAKSLDKYAEITEVGSEIGFLLRHGALHAAAQWMLYVGARSPLSFTQALKGLHALCQELDRGPENGGQKKALDMVDLHDPVVAKTKGAPRVRRQGGRKRRCTRCRKTGHTKRHCNADRSFVSKSEESKDFQATTLGSEESSPTEWIRFEQGKKGVTGPNNLCAPIWLEASGSKITSQHEISAAAGHKETMEWEPNTISNTDEVIAQLMTEITYLSSRLGSSSAA; from the exons ATGGCTGAGAGTGGATATGAATTGTCGGATGAAGAAGCCGATGAGTATCGAGATGTATTGCAGTTGAGTAAGGAAGATATAATGAACAAGGCATTCCGTAGCGATGAAGCAGCATATGAATTTTACAGGATGTTAGGcaaatgttttggttttggtattcGAAAGGGTGACTCGGGAAAAGATGACAGTGGAAGGGTTATTCGTCGTAGATTTTTTTGTAATAGAGCGGGCCTGAGAGAACGTCGTCACTATGATAGGCTAGATAGGCAGAGAAGTCATAAACCGGAAACGCGGACAAATTGTGAGGCAAAGTTGTCAATCTACCTTGATGTGGTCAGTGGTATATGGAGGGTGAGAAAAATAGTATTGGATCATAACCACGATTTAACTCCgacatatatggttcatatgatgACGAATTTTAGAGAAATAAATTGTTCCGCTAAGGCACAAATATCTGGTATGCAGGCTCATGGTGTTCCGACGTCTAAGATTCTGGGGTATATGGCTGGACAGTCTGGTGGCTATTCTCTAATGGGCTTCACTAAGAAGGATGCTTACAATTATATTAACAAGGCTAAGCGTGCAAAGATTATTGATGGGGACGCTAACGCCGCTGTTGTATACTTGGAGGGGAAAGCGGGGGCTGATCCGATGTCGATGGCTAGGTATAATCTTACTAAGGATAATATGCTAGCCAATATGTTTTGGGCGGATGGTGGCAGTAGAGTTGATTACCAATACTTTGGGGATGTTCTAGCCTTTGATTCGAcctacaagaaaaataaatatcagAGGCCGCTGGTGATATTTTCTGGTGTGAATAACCATAAGCAGACGACAATATTTGGGTTTGGCGTGGTGTTAGATGAAAGCGTTGGGTCTTATAAGTGGTTGCTGGAAAATTTGTTGGAAGTCATGTGTAACAAGAAGCCGTCGGTTGTCGTCACGGATGGCTGTGATTCAATGAAAGCTGCAATCAAGTCTGTTTTTCCGGAGGCAACGCATCGATTGTGTGCTTGGCATATGGAGAAGAATGTAACCGCTAATGTGAAGGAAGAGGGACTACGACAATGTTTCACCCGGTGGCTGTATTCAGAAATGGAAATAGATGAATTTGAGGCTGAGTGGGATGATGCCATTGAAGAGTATGGGTTGCAGAACAGTTTTTGGGCCAAAGAAACTTTTCAGAAGAGGATGATGTGGGCTAATGCGTATTTACAGGACAAGTTCTGTGCAGGGTTTCGGACAACATCCCGGTGCGAAGGCATTAACGCATACGTGAAGAATTTTCTTAAGTCTAGGCACAGTCTCCTTGATATGGTTAAAAATTTGGAGTTGGTCGTGCGAGAGTACCGAAATAACGAATTAGTTGCACAATTTAGATCACTCCATGGGATGCCAGTAATGACAACTTGTTTGGATCCTCTTGAAAGGTATGCTGCAGATGCATACACACGGGAGATATTCGTTGATGCGAAGAAGGAAATAGTGGGTGTCGGTGCAGTTAATTTTGTAGCTAAGATAAGACGTTCAACTACAATGGTGTACACGTTGGAGGAATACGGTGACCCAGGTAGAGAGGTGATTGTCCTGTACGATAGGGTTTCAAGGAAAATGGAGTGCGCATGCAATTTTTGGAAGCAAAAGGGAATACCTTGTAGGCATATGTTTTTTGTAATGAAGCATGAGCACTTGACTCGAATTCCTGATAGCCTGGTTCTGAAGAGGTGGCGAAAGGATGCAAAGTCGTTGGATAAGTATGCTGAGATCACGGAAGTTGGTAGTGAAATTGGTTTCTTGTTGCGCCATGGTGCACTTCATGCAGCCGCACAGTGGATGCTTTATGTTGGAGCCAGGAGCCCTTTGTCTTTCACACAGGCGCTTAAAGGTCTCCATGCGCTGTGTCAAGAACTGGATAGAGGCCCTGAAAATGGGGGTCAGAAGAAAGCTCTTGATATGGTTGACTTACACGACCCTGTTGTTGCGAAGACTAAGGGTGCCCCTCGTGTGAGGAGGCAGGGCGGACGGAAGAGGCGCTGCACCCGTTGCCGCAAAACGGGTCACACAAAACGACACTGCAACGCCGACCGGTCCTTTGTTTCCAAATCTGAAGAGAGCAAAGATTTTCAGGCTACAACTTTAGGGTCGGAGGAGTCTTCACCGACGGAATGG ATCCGATTCGAACAAGGGAAGAAAGGTGTTACCGGTCCCAATAATTTGTGTGCACCGATTTGGCTGGAGGCATCAGGTTCGAAGATTACCTCACAACATGAAATTTCTGCTGCAGCTGGACATAAGGAGACTATGGAATGGGAGCCGAACACGATAAGTAACACCGACGAAGTAATAGCACAG CTGATGACTGAAATAACTTATCTCAGTTCAAGATTGGGTTCGAGCTCCGCAGCATAA